Proteins from a single region of Pseudomonas phenolilytica:
- a CDS encoding FKBP-type peptidyl-prolyl cis-trans isomerase → MLIAANKAVSIDYTLTNDAGEVIDSSAGGAPLVYLHGAGNIIPGLEKALEGKQGGDQIQVTIEPQDAYGEYSPELVATLNRAMFEGVDELEVGMQFHASGPDGGMQIVTIRDVEGDDVIVDGNHPLAGQRLSFDVKIVSVRDASEEEVAHGHVHGEGGHHH, encoded by the coding sequence ATGCTGATCGCCGCTAACAAGGCTGTCTCAATCGACTACACCCTCACCAACGACGCCGGTGAGGTGATCGACAGCTCCGCCGGCGGCGCGCCGCTGGTCTACCTGCACGGTGCAGGCAACATCATTCCTGGCCTTGAAAAGGCGCTGGAAGGCAAGCAGGGCGGCGATCAGATTCAGGTCACCATCGAACCGCAGGACGCCTATGGCGAGTACAGCCCGGAACTGGTCGCCACGCTGAACCGTGCCATGTTCGAAGGCGTCGACGAGCTGGAAGTCGGCATGCAGTTCCATGCCTCCGGCCCGGATGGCGGCATGCAGATCGTCACCATCCGTGACGTCGAGGGTGATGACGTGATCGTCGACGGCAACCATCCGCTGGCTGGCCAGCGTCTGAGCTTCGACGTCAAGATCGTCAGCGTCCGCGACGCCAGCGAAGAAGAAGTGGCCCACGGCCATGTGCATGGCGAAGGCGGTCATCACCACTGA
- a CDS encoding glutathione peroxidase, with the protein MSAFHQLVLPGLGGQELPLASFGDKLTLVVNVASQCGLTPQYAGLERLHQQYRERGFSVLGVPCNQFAAQEPGSDEEIRAFCSLNYGVSFPLTGKLDVNGPQRHPLYRLLAGEGADFPGDISWNFEKFLVDRDGRVLARFSPRTSPDDPALIQAIEAALP; encoded by the coding sequence ATGAGCGCATTTCATCAATTGGTCCTGCCGGGGCTGGGTGGTCAGGAGCTGCCGCTGGCGTCGTTCGGCGACAAGCTCACGCTGGTGGTCAACGTTGCCTCGCAATGCGGTTTGACGCCCCAGTACGCGGGCCTCGAGCGACTGCACCAGCAGTATCGCGAGCGTGGCTTCAGCGTGCTCGGCGTGCCGTGCAACCAGTTCGCCGCGCAGGAGCCGGGCAGCGACGAAGAGATTCGTGCGTTCTGCAGCCTCAATTACGGCGTCAGCTTCCCGCTGACCGGCAAGCTCGACGTCAACGGGCCGCAGCGTCATCCGCTGTACCGCCTGCTGGCAGGCGAGGGGGCGGATTTTCCCGGCGACATCAGCTGGAACTTCGAAAAATTCCTGGTCGACCGCGACGGCCGCGTGCTGGCGCGTTTCTCGCCACGCACCAGTCCGGACGATCCGGCGCTGATCCAGGCGATCGAGGCGGCGCTGCCCTGA
- a CDS encoding TetR/AcrR family transcriptional regulator, giving the protein MTAQTRNDKHALILARGAQVMIRRGYHGTGVQEIVQAAGVPKGSFYHYFASKEDFALQALEALYCPRLERYRVALNEAPGTPCQRILAYYRELTAHFSRQEKPEYHCFIGSLSFEMAELCPPIGQKVLAILGQSVELLADCLEQARRQGEIAADSDCAAIAEFIGNAWEGALLRMKVSGSVTPLQRFLDQLARLLECQ; this is encoded by the coding sequence ATGACCGCTCAAACCCGCAACGACAAGCACGCATTGATCCTCGCCAGGGGTGCCCAGGTGATGATTCGTCGCGGCTATCACGGCACCGGCGTGCAGGAGATCGTGCAGGCCGCGGGCGTACCGAAGGGCTCGTTCTATCACTACTTCGCCAGCAAGGAAGACTTCGCCCTGCAAGCGCTCGAGGCGTTGTATTGCCCGCGCCTCGAACGTTACCGGGTGGCGCTCAACGAGGCGCCCGGCACCCCTTGCCAGCGCATTCTCGCCTATTACCGCGAGCTGACCGCGCACTTCTCGCGCCAGGAAAAGCCCGAGTACCACTGCTTCATCGGCAGCCTGAGTTTCGAGATGGCCGAGCTGTGTCCGCCCATCGGTCAGAAGGTATTGGCGATTCTCGGGCAGTCGGTCGAGCTGCTGGCCGACTGCCTGGAACAGGCGCGCCGTCAGGGCGAAATAGCCGCCGACAGCGATTGCGCCGCCATCGCCGAATTCATCGGCAACGCGTGGGAAGGCGCGCTGCTGCGTATGAAGGTCAGCGGCAGCGTGACGCCGCTGCAGCGTTTTCTCGATCAGCTGGCGCGGCTGCTGGAGTGCCAATGA
- a CDS encoding NADH:flavin oxidoreductase, with protein MTATVNALFQPFELGSLHLPTRVVMAPMTRSFSPNGVPTADVVEYYRRRAASGVGLIITEGTTVGHAAANGYPQVPRFYGADALAGWKQVVDAVHTAGGRIVPQLWHVGNVRRIGTEPEASVPGYGPMEKLKDGQVVVHGMTKQDIQDVIAAFAQAARDAQAIGMDGVEIHGAHGYLIDQFFWAGSNQRIDEYGGSLANRSRFAIELIQAVRAAVGPDFPIIFRFSQWKQQDYSARLVQTPDELGEFLAPLSAAGVDIFHCSTRRFWEPEFEGSPLNLAGWTRQLTGKPTITVGSVGLDDEFLQYMVKTDKVAQPANIEGLLERLNRQEFDLVAVGRALLVDPDWAQKVREGRMQDVLPFSREALKTLA; from the coding sequence ATGACCGCTACCGTAAATGCCTTGTTCCAGCCGTTCGAGCTGGGTTCGCTGCACCTGCCGACCCGCGTGGTGATGGCGCCGATGACCCGCTCGTTTTCGCCCAACGGCGTGCCGACCGCCGATGTGGTCGAGTACTACCGGCGGCGGGCGGCATCCGGGGTGGGGCTGATCATCACCGAGGGCACCACGGTCGGACACGCGGCCGCCAACGGCTATCCGCAGGTTCCGCGGTTCTATGGCGCCGATGCACTGGCCGGCTGGAAGCAGGTGGTCGACGCCGTGCACACCGCCGGTGGACGCATCGTTCCGCAGCTCTGGCACGTCGGCAACGTGCGCCGCATCGGCACCGAGCCGGAGGCGAGCGTGCCGGGGTACGGCCCGATGGAAAAGCTCAAGGACGGCCAGGTCGTCGTGCACGGCATGACCAAGCAGGATATTCAGGACGTCATCGCCGCGTTTGCCCAGGCCGCCCGCGATGCTCAGGCGATCGGCATGGACGGTGTGGAGATCCACGGCGCTCACGGTTATCTGATCGACCAGTTCTTCTGGGCCGGCAGCAACCAGCGTATCGACGAATATGGCGGCAGCCTGGCCAACCGTTCGCGCTTCGCCATCGAACTGATCCAGGCGGTACGCGCGGCTGTAGGGCCGGACTTCCCGATCATCTTCCGCTTCTCGCAGTGGAAGCAGCAGGACTACAGCGCACGGCTGGTGCAGACCCCCGACGAGCTGGGCGAATTCCTCGCGCCGCTGTCGGCGGCGGGTGTGGATATTTTCCATTGCTCGACGCGGCGTTTCTGGGAGCCGGAGTTCGAGGGCTCGCCGCTGAACCTCGCCGGCTGGACGCGCCAGCTGACCGGCAAGCCGACCATCACCGTGGGCAGCGTCGGCCTGGACGACGAGTTTCTGCAGTACATGGTCAAGACCGACAAGGTCGCCCAGCCGGCGAACATCGAAGGTCTGCTGGAGCGTCTGAACCGGCAGGAATTCGATCTGGTCGCGGTGGGACGTGCGCTGCTGGTCGATCCGGACTGGGCGCAGAAGGTGCGCGAAGGGCGGATGCAGGACGTGCTGCCATTCAGCCGCGAGGCGCTGAAGACGCTCGCCTGA
- the cysZ gene encoding sulfate transporter CysZ, with protein sequence MSLPALSGPQYLREGLKLVLSPGLRLFVLLPLTVNVLLFVGLIWLAMRQFGLWVEAFMPSLPDWLTFLEYLLWPVFVALVVLMVFFTFTLLANVIAAPFNGFLAEKVEVVARGEDTAPPFSWAELLAMLPRTLAREARKLAYFAPRALALLVLSFIPVLNIVAAPLWLLFGVWMMAVQYIDYPADNNRVSWAEMLTWLRQRRWQSLSFGAVTYAALLVPGLNLLIMPAAVAGATLLWVREGGQSHALVKRPT encoded by the coding sequence GCCCGCCCTTTCCGGCCCGCAGTACCTTCGTGAAGGCCTGAAACTGGTCCTCAGCCCGGGGTTGCGGCTGTTCGTGCTCCTACCGCTGACCGTCAATGTGCTGCTGTTCGTCGGCCTGATCTGGCTTGCCATGCGACAGTTCGGGCTCTGGGTCGAGGCGTTCATGCCGAGCCTGCCGGACTGGCTGACCTTTCTCGAATATCTGCTCTGGCCGGTGTTCGTCGCGCTGGTCGTGCTGATGGTGTTCTTCACCTTCACCCTGCTCGCCAACGTCATCGCCGCGCCGTTCAACGGCTTCCTCGCGGAGAAGGTCGAGGTGGTGGCGCGCGGCGAGGATACGGCGCCCCCCTTCAGCTGGGCCGAACTGCTGGCCATGCTGCCGCGCACCCTGGCCCGCGAAGCGCGCAAGCTGGCCTATTTTGCGCCACGCGCACTGGCGCTGCTGGTGCTGTCGTTCATTCCGGTGCTGAACATCGTCGCCGCGCCGTTGTGGTTGCTGTTCGGCGTCTGGATGATGGCGGTGCAGTACATCGACTATCCGGCGGACAACAACCGGGTGAGCTGGGCGGAGATGCTGACCTGGCTGCGCCAGCGCCGCTGGCAGAGCCTGAGCTTCGGCGCGGTGACCTATGCGGCGCTGCTGGTGCCCGGCCTGAACCTGCTGATCATGCCGGCCGCGGTCGCCGGGGCGACGCTGCTGTGGGTCCGCGAGGGTGGCCAAAGTCACGCGTTGGTCAAACGCCCGACCTAG